Within the Dryobates pubescens isolate bDryPub1 chromosome 2, bDryPub1.pri, whole genome shotgun sequence genome, the region CCAGTCCATCTTTGGATGGTGCTAGCAACCACCTCCCTCGTTTCTCAATCCCTAAATGCAAATATTTCATCTCATTTAAAAGTTCCCTGTCATGCTTTGCCTCGGTTCCCTTAAGAGAGGTCAGAAACCATCTTAGTGCTGGGGTGTCACTGGCTGTTGGCGGGTGTGCAGGCAGGACGATGTGTTGGTGGCAGTGAtgtggcacagcaggcagccaaTAGCACACCCACAGCACACGCACAGAGCCTTTGCCGGGAGCTGCCTCTCCCTGAGGGCACTGCAAAGCTCCTGTTCCTCTCTGGGTCAGTCCTCACCTCGACCACttcagcagagctctccaaagGTCGGGCCGTGCTGCATAGCTCCTAAAGTTTTAGAAAGACTCCAGCTTAATGAGCCAGACACacttcagcagctccatgcaTTACACAGGCAGTTAACATCCTGCTCTCTGTGTTTCACTCTGGGAATTTCTGAAACGCTGAATAATGGAGAAGGTGAATTACATCTCTGTTGCTGTTGGGATTTTATGCACCTGCTGATGGCTGGCCTAGTTTGGTAGCCCAAGTAGTCCCTCTTTCTCTTCATGTATGCTGTACATAACATTCTGTACTATTCCACCTCCGGCAGACCAAGTATAACCTGGTACCACCTTTCATACTGGATGCTGATCTATCTACAAATTATGTTCGTCTCATTTTTCAACTCAGGTTTTCCATCTCGGTTTAGCGAAGTGCACTGTGCAGCAGATGTAGCACAGAGGGACAGTGGCAGGAGGTTAAGACTGGATTTAAAGACTGGGCTTAAACTTGGGTTCAAATCCCTTCTGAGCTGCCTATCACCATGTGATTTCAGGCACCTACTTTAATTTCTGGTGCATCAGAAAACTCAACTTCACAAATGAGGGAAGTGAaaatgaaatgattctgtgaaccagCATTTCTGTAGAGATATTTTGTGGGTGTATGCTTAGAGGCGTGTTGTGTCTAAGTTATTTATTTCTCATGCTTTATTCTCTTTAACTGAGAAGAGACTTAGTTTGAATGAAACTGTGATAGAGCAGTTTGAAAGCACTGGTTTATTCTTGAATGCTGGTTGAAATTATGACCTTTGTAAGTCAGTATTCCTTACAATTTTGAGTTTGTTCTcacttaaaaatatttgttttcagaCCACAACACTGGTCTCCCTATGGAAGCAGCTGTTTCAATCTGCTATTGAGATCTCATGGAGAACCTGAGGAGGGGGATGGCTCTTCATATCCATGAAGCCTGGATACTTCTGTTTGTAATCCCTGCTTTGGTCACTCCAGCTGCCATCAGTCATGAAGACTACCCTGCCGATGAAGGGGACCAAACCTCCAGTAATGACAATCTGATCTTTGATGACTACCGAGGGAAGGGCTGTGTGGATGACAGTGGCTTTGTGTACAAACTAGGAGAACGATTTTTTCCGGGACATTCCAACTGTCCTTGTGTCTGTACCGAGGATGGACCTGTTTGCGATCAACCAGAATGCCCTAAAATCCACCCAAAGTGCACAAAAGTGGAACACAATGGATGCTGTCCAGAATGCAAAGAAGTGAAAAACTTTTGTGAATATCATGGGAAAAATTACAAAATATTGGAGGAATTTAAGGTATGAAACCCTTTCTTCAGTATTTAGTACTGGTATGGTATAGGAGTTTCATTTCTGTTGGGGATTCTCAAAAGCACTCAGTGTTTGCTTACTGCTGTTAATCAATGCTGAGCTGAAGTCCTTTATAGCTGTGATGCAGGTCTGACAAATATAAGAGCTGACACCTCCTCCCTTGTGTGTACGCACTGAGGGCAGGTGGCCAGTCCAAAGTCCCCATGCGAAATGGCAGTCCTCAGAATCTGTTGCTCTGGACAACCTCCTCCTTTGCTTGTAGCATGA harbors:
- the VWC2L gene encoding von Willebrand factor C domain-containing protein 2-like isoform X2, whose amino-acid sequence is MENLRRGMALHIHEAWILLFVIPALVTPAAISHEDYPADEGDQTSSNDNLIFDDYRGKGCVDDSGFVYKLGERFFPGHSNCPCVCTEDGPVCDQPECPKIHPKCTKVEHNGCCPECKEVKNFCEYHGKNYKILEEFKPSPCEWCRCEPSNEVHCVVADCAVPECVNPVYEPEQCCPVCKNGIPEMARF
- the VWC2L gene encoding von Willebrand factor C domain-containing protein 2-like isoform X1 encodes the protein MENLRRGMALHIHEAWILLFVIPALVTPAAISHEDYPADEGDQTSSNDNLIFDDYRGKGCVDDSGFVYKLGERFFPGHSNCPCVCTEDGPVCDQPECPKIHPKCTKVEHNGCCPECKEVKNFCEYHGKNYKILEEFKPSPCEWCRCEPSNEVHCVVADCAVPECVNPVYEPEQCCPVCKNGPNCFAGTTIIPAGIEVKVDDCNICHCHNGDWWKPAQCSKRECQGKQAL